The following is a genomic window from Carassius gibelio isolate Cgi1373 ecotype wild population from Czech Republic chromosome B7, carGib1.2-hapl.c, whole genome shotgun sequence.
CACCTAGTAATGTGCTAGTGTTAGAAACCACCTTGACAGCTGACATTCACCAACGAGGTGCGCTTTTAGAGAGTTAACGCGCTACATTGTGATTTACATCACCAGCAACAGCTGTTTTATTTGATCTGTTTGACAGCTTGATTCGAGCATTATAATGTGGTGTTTTCAAACCACGAGAGACCAAAGCGTGCCTTGTTTGGTGCGTGTCAAAGCCTGTAGGTCAGTAACCCTGCCGTGTCTGCtttgcattcacacaaacacactgcctAAGATATCATCATCAGCTTCTTCATCATCGCCATAGTGACTCGGTGTCAAACCCAGTGAGCTGCAGACCTAGACAGCACAGGCGCGTGGAGAACACTGGACGTTACGTCTGTGTTCTCGACGCCCAGGTGTGTGTTAAAGGGCGCGCCGATGAGAAACCCCGCTAGAGATGCATTGCGAGGCCGGTTGAAAGAGCTGATGTTGTTGACAGGTGGGCAAGCTTCAGCGGACTCTAGTACAGCCGGACAGTGCGGATCTGTCGGAGCAGTGCAAAGAGGAAACCGGGCTCAAGGCGGACGAGCTGTGCAAGGCCGAGCCCCTGGAGAGCGTCTTGCAACAGGTGAGAGTCCATGTTTCTTTAATTTGAAGATAAATCAATTAAAAGCTACATATAAAGCAGTGACTCCCATCATTTTTATATGTGTCAGCATAAGGTAAGTATTTGATGTTGTACACATGATTTTAGCATGGGTTGATTTTCAGGTGGCTTGCtatggtgtgttgtgtgtgtgtgtgtgtgtgtgtgtagtttgggTGTGAAAGAAGGGAAGGCACAGACGCTCTGCTCTAGGGGAGAGTGCAGGTCTAGTCTTGTTGTGGACTGATGTGTTGAGCAGACATCTGGAAGACGGAATGTTTACCTGCGAACGCACCTACCTGAGAGCCATATATGTCAGAGAGTGAGCAAGAGTGATACAGACACACAGGGATGAGCTGGAGAGATGTTACCGTTTTTCTTTTCTGCTGCAATCCAGGCTCATTTATCAAGTAAGAGATGTATAATAGTTTCGGGTTGCTCCTGTGTTTTGCCAAAAGGCGGTTGTCGCCAAACGTGTTTCTCAAGCATGACGCAGAGAACATTTGTTTGTGCTCTGTAAACCTGTTCCCACCCCCCACTGTGTCATAATGGACGCCCTCTCATTACTGTCCAACAGAAAGCCATTTCGAGCTCATAGTCTAAGCTCAGTTGTGGGACTAGACGTTTGTTGGAATTTATATATGTCATGTAATAAAGTACAAATGGAAATCATTAAAGAATGATTGGtgtcatttaacatttattttgtagcATTCAGCTGGTGGCATGTCATCTTGATTCAGCTGTAGCCTATCCCCAGGGGGCTCTGTAAATATTAACTAGTAAAATCAATTTTTCTAGATAGAAAGACAAGCACTATCATACCATTGGTTCAGTTCCGTTTTCTTGTTGTTTTCAAAGAAATACACCCACTAACATCAGGTGTTGTAAGAAACCAGGATATGACCACCAATTTGTTTCATGTTCAGTAACTTTATTTCACACATCCTAACAACTAATGATCatcacaatataattatttttattgaatatttgttattaagAATAAGAACAAAAAGCAAATTACAAACAATAGGATACACTTTAGGGAagatacaaatataatttattattccaGGTATATTAGATCGGTTTAACTGTagcattcaattaaaaaatgtaattatcagATGCAAAATAAAACTTCACATTCTTCACTGTTTGAATTAAATACGcactgattcctattaaagcTATAAATCCGATCATCACCTTGAGTTCTTTTTCACCCAGATGTCTCAACCTGAAGCAGTCTGTGTGAATATATTTACATACCATGATGTAGCAGAATCGATCTCTAAACACTGTATGTTGTCACCACAATACTTCCCAGCCCTGTAAGGAACAGTGAGGGGTCAGGAGAAAGCTTGACAGAGTCTCACACAGGACTTTGACCTGTTGTCTTAAGTGAAAGATTCATTCAAGATCAATACCCTACACATTATATCGTGACACATCTACTTTCTCActgttgtgtgttttttataaAATCGTCCTCACCAGTGTGTCTGGGTTACGAAGCGGGTTTTTAGAAGGGTTTAGAGTAGTTTACCCTGTCTTACTCACAGAATTTAGTCTAACCTGATCTGTTCTATTTGTATTGAGATGCTTTATCCAAAGAGAAACACAGGAACAAAACCTTGATCACTGCTGGCACTCACCCGGTGACTCGCTTTGGCTTTGCACCTGCTTTTAGACGCTTATTAGACTCTGTGGGAATGGTGTGGTGCTaaaacacctgtgtgtgtgtgtgtgtgagggagaaaagactttaaatagaataaaattgTTCCTGGGAGATCATCAGTGTGTTTGTGGGAGAAAGAGAttttgggtgtgttttttttgagACACAGGGTGTGTTAGAAAGTGTTATTCTGTGAGCTCTCTGAGAAAGCACAGCAGGCTGGCAGGAGCGTGTCAGTACCTGTGTGTGATGAGCAGAGAGCTTTATTTCTCTACAGACTGTCAATGCACAGGGAGGGTTCTGGGAAATGCCTCTGTGAAAGGATGAGTGACTCATTGATCCATTCTTTCACTCAGCCTCAGAAAGCTTTCCCTTAAGTGAAGTGGTCATTTCTAGAAATGAAATTGGATGGATTTTGTGTCTCatgtttttacagcattgcataaaGTGATAACAGAATGGATTCATCGAAACCAGTTGTATGTGACTGTTGCTTAAACATCCTGGTAGTTCAGCCGGCACATCCTGTTAGCTTATCTAAAGACACTCCCACTTTACTTCATCCTGAACAGACAGGTTGAGTTCTACTCGAAAGTAAGCATGGGGTAGACTGTGCTTTACGATCTTGTTTTAGCATTTGGTACATTTTTCATGACGCCTTATTTAATTATGGTCTAAAAGTTTGGAGTTGgttaaccttgaaaaaaaaaaaaacgcacttACACCAATATTTTAAaccgcacaactgttttcagtgttaatcagaaatgtttcttgaatcaaAACAGCaaattagagtgatttctgaaggatcatgtgacactgataacTAGAGTAATGACGGCTAAAAATACAGCTCTGCCATCAGTAAAATATTAACATTGAAAGTACTTATTTTatgttgttataatatttcacaacattctttaaaaaataaaatctataaataataaattgtatcatccctaaacttttgaacagtgataTATGTAAGGAATATTTTCTGCTGTTTGGTGTACAAAAGCAATTTTAGAttcaaaggttttaaaatgaatggTAAAAGCTTGGCACCCGGGATCTTACGTGACCACCGTAAGTGCATTTTACTAATAGACTTAAGGAACAATCTTTCATAGAGTGATTCTGTTGCTCACTTGCGTGAAGAACAACCCTACAGATAGCATCCCTTTCCTTCAAGAGAGCAAAAATTCGAATTCTGCctctttatatacacacacacacacacaaacacacacagtgagagCAAACATGGCTCGACAGGACACTGATTGATTGTCATGCCAAAGATCaaatttctctctcactctccctaCCAGCAGAGAAGAATGTGAAACTGAAACTCTGATCAAGTTTAACTGCCGTGTGTATCTTATACTAACTATGcaaattttttttctcaatgctGGACTGGCTATTGGAATcagtatttaaagtaaaaatggaCCAAATTTGAAGTTTTTCCTTTTCTAGCCAGTGAAACGTTACTCTTCATATCTAGCTTTTTCCTGGAGTTTGATCTCCTCTCTCTAATCGTGTGAAGGCAGAGGGTGTGTCAGTGTGTTTTAACTGAATGTTTGTGTAACACAAATTAAGTTTGCACTTAATTATTGCAGTTGCTAATTACTTCAAGGTGGCGATGTGTAGTAAAAACAGCCATGGACACACAAtacacaagtgcacacacacctgcTACAAACGCtaagtgtgagtgtttgttttgAGTGTGACTGTGTACTATTTAAGCCTAACTTGAGATTACTTAAAATGAGATGTTAAGCTCTTGATGTATACTTTTAAGAATGGTCAGGTATTTACGAAAGTCTTGTTAAGCCCTTAATGACTAACAGAAGCCTCATATTTGCATGAGATATGAAGATAATGTGGAAAAACAGCACGTCACTGTCCAAGAGCAAGATGGCAACGTCTGAATGAGTCTCAGTTCTGCCTTTTAGTTGTTCTCAGTGGTTTGAGATCTTTATATATCCTCCAAAATGCTCACTTTGTAGATTAGTCAGGTTATGTATGTTATACTTTATCgttgaaacttttttttcaacTTCTTTATATCTTTGTTCCTTCTACTTTTAATTGCTCTGGGTAAAGGCAACGTTTGCTTGTGTTATCAGCACTGACCCAAATGatatgaaaattaagccataaaggGGCTATCTGTTCTATTCATACTCTAGCTAGAGTCTGACAAACAGTAACTGTTCATCCCTGCTCTTCTGACTCACTGTTGATTGATATTTAAATCATAGAAATGTCATGTTTGATTTATCATATTCAGTCAGTagttttaatttttcttaatcTGAGCTTGAATTAGTTTAAttagtttgattaaaaaaaaaaaaaaactgttggtgTAGGTGGTATAACCTTAAACGtacattgtatttttaatatcAGAGAAATTGTATATAATGTAGCAAAtgtatcatatatttatataattaatattacagtcatggtttttttttgtgcagtctaatgaataaaatatttaacatttttatttgtcagtGTATGTTTATTTAGAGTATACattgttttctgtttctttttttaaacaaaccaaaatatGTTTATTAGTTAACACtgcagttaaaaatgtaaaacgcAAAACTAATATAAAGCTGTTAATCCAAATCCCATTTAGAGCCATGAAATAGCTGATAAAATACACATCTGTGAGTGCACATTGTTGAATTGTGTATATTAATACTGCAAGTTGGGAGTGattaaaagtgttaaaagtgatttttcaaaattgtaaataacataaaaatgattttagtgagctacatttaacaataaatttgttttaatgtttctaaCTCAAAAttccatatttaattaaatgttatttgctgTTTCTTTCCAGTTCTTTCTTGTAAAATTTTTTCTGCACTTTTTTTCCCAATATAAGAACAGCCCTTAATAACAATTTTTCTCGTTGACTTGTGAGGCATTTCTTTGCTTTTCCCATACTCTCATGTGAATAACAACAAAGCACTCAAATCAGTTGTCATGTCATAGTTGGTGGTTAGCCTGTACTGCTGTTGACTGATGCAGAGATAAATAAGTTTACTAAACATCTCTAATGGTTCATTAAAGAACTCTTGTTTTTGCTAAACACAGGTGAATGTGGGAGCCCCTATAGCTGGGAGGGagcaggtggtgtgtttttagaGCAGGACAAACGCTCTTCATTTGTTTAGTCATCGCTCTCTCTGGTCACATGAAATACTTTATCTGAAAAGACTGCCACGGCTCACTTCCTGTATTTTCACCAAACCAGTCTGACCAGCTGCTTGATCTCCAAAACAAGCATACGTATACGCATGGAGCAGCATGTTCAGATATTACAACATCATTTGGGTTTCCTTTGTGCTGCCCTTgacattgttgtttttgttgttgttgttgatgaaatagatttcaatacatttttcaatGTGTATGATGATTAACAaggaaatattgataaataataaacCAATAGTAAATCTTTCACAATGTCACCTGTAATTATCTGAGTTTCTGTGGTGGTTGTGAGGTCTTTTGctttttctttagcttttgtaGCAAAAATTGGAACCGTTATTTcctacaaaaatgtaatttagaacACATTACCTTTCTAAAGTTTGTTGGGTGTTGGTAAGACGGTTTAAACaagtttatgctcaccaaggctgcaaaaaatacagtatacaaaaatactgtaaaaatgtactgaaaactgtattttattacaattgcaaagctgaattttcagaagtcattaccccagtcttcagtgccacatgatttctttcagaaattacactaaaatgccgatttggtgctcaaaaatttcttattaatgttgaaaatgtttatgctttttaatttttgttttgtagaaactgtgatacTACTTTTTTTAGGtttgatttttgtcattttttcttttaatgctgtatttttttatttttttactttatattcaatttgaaatggaaatcttttgaaatgttagaaatgtctttactgtcactcttgatcaatttaacatgtcgttgctgaataaaagcatttaaaactttttatttataatttatttttcaaagaaaGACAAATCAAACTGACCCCAAGCCTCTGAATAGGCTAGATATGCAGGGAAATGAATCTAATGCCTACACTTGCATCTAATGCTTGGTGGTTTTGATTAGAAATAAAGTTATTCTGGATTCCTTCTGTTTTTCACCGTTTCCATTTCTGTCTCTTAGTTTCATCAGTCGGTGTCAGCTGAACTGAAGTCTCTGGGCAGAAGCTCCTACACGCTGTGTGTGGACGGACCACTGCTCATTCGACAGGTGCTGCACCCTGAGGCCTCCAAAAAGGTGACACACTCTTTCCAAAGTCCAAAGAGAGCATCATCCTTAAGTATTTTGATTTAATCCACCTTTAACTAAGGCTATTTAAACTGGAAAGAAAAAGCCTaggggtgtgggtgtgtgtgtgtttattcttctgacatttctAAATTAGCTGTCAGTTTGTGGTATAATATGTTAAGCAGCAACATGTTATAATCTTCACAAGAATGCATTAAAGCGTCCTCAATCCGTttcctatcttttttttttggtctcctcTGCCCTTCCCTCAGGCTCttctaaaacatattttctaGTGTGCATCTCCCTcatttgtctctgtgtgttttgttgtagaATCTAGTGCTGCCAGAGTGCTTCTACACATTTGTGGACTTGAAGAAAGAGTTTCACAAATGCTGTCCAAACGCAGGCCCTGTCAAAGATCTCACTCTCACCTCCATGCTGGACTGTATCCTGCAAATGCTTTTAGGTTTACTGtgtaactactttttttttttttttttttttaaatctatattttagttttattttgcttGTTAATTATCACTTTTCTCACTTGCATTTACTGGTTCATGTGTTGAGCGTTTTCAGCTGTTTTAGTAGGAATGTGTGCATGTATGAGGCCTTGACATTGTTGTCAGACGTGTGTATTCCAGCAGCAGAGGAGCAGGAGGCCGGACTAAGGGAGGTGAAGAACATGGTTTTGCTAATTCTTCATCTCCTGGATGAGCCTTACAGTGAGTCATTCATAGTGGATTGATTCGTGCAGTTTATATACTGATAAATCCTTAAAGATTTCGCTTTTGATATGCACTGATCACATGATCTCATAATAGGTAAACTCATAATagggtttttctttttcattgtaGATCACAAATTCTCCACTTTTGAGAACGTAAACTACAAGTTTGAATCCGGAGCATGGTATGTACTTAGTCATAGTGTGATTTTTATTTGAACACACCCTGTGTCGTAGTGTGATATTCAAAGCCCATAAGAATGCTGCTAAGCATGAGTGATTGTTACCTGTGTGTCTGCATGTGCATGCCTTCCAGCAGCAAGACAGAAGCTGTGGACAGTGAGACGGTTATCAGAGCTCGTGGGTTGCCATGGCAGTCATCTGATCAGGACATCGCTCGCTTCTTCAAGGGCCTCAACATTGCCAAGTGAGAATACAGCTCAGTGTGACACTGAAAGGCACACTCACAATGACATGGTGCATGCACTCTGAAAAGACCCTTAAGTACACATTAACAGTGTAATGCAAAACTCCGTAAGACCTTGAAGGCAAATCCAGCCAAATGTCAAACAGGGACTTTCACTAGTGGTGAAGGAGCTTTACTTGGAGTGTCCAAGCTGACTTATCATAACGAGCACATTTTAAAGGTTGCATGTCAAATGTGTTGTATCTCTGCCTttgtttgatttgtgtgtgtgtgtctttatatcaGGGGTGGCGTTGCGCTGTGTTTAAATGCTCAGGGCCGGAGGAACGGAGAAGCTCTGGTGCGCTTCATAAACCCTGAGCACAGAGACATGGCACTGGATCGACATAAACACCACATGGGCAACAGATACATTGAAGTGAGTCCACCTCCTCAGCATCCAAACCATCCTTTATTTTACACATGCATTATGCAAGATTACTTGCTTTTAGTCTGAGATGGTTCTGATTCTTATGTGTtggaaatattaaatgtatactaGGCTTGTGAGTAACTACATTGTCATAACATACTAGTATTTGAGTTGTCTGATGATGGATTTAGAGACGCCACTTTTCGGAGAGTTTACTTTGACAGTCTAAAGTCATGCTAAAGCACAGCATATTAAAGAAGCTGTACCTCTGAATGTATTCTCATTAAAGTATTGTCGTTTAAAATGTTAAAGCtgaaatcgaaaaaaaaaaaaacataatcaacAAATCGCCCCTCTCGACCCATCCCTCATTTACACAATGTAAAGGATACGGTTTAGATCAAAGGCATGCAGCCTACTCTTATGACACTGTTTTTTCAATTTCAAATTTGTTTCAGGTGTATAAAGCGACTGGAGAGGAATTTCTAAAGATTGCAGGAGGTGAGACATTTACATGAAGTTTTCATTTGTAATCTGAGCAGACACTTTCCATTTGTAGAGTAAATCTCCATCCACTAttgccaggtgtgtgtgtgtgtccttgccTCAGTTTCCCCCCCTCTGTGGGAATGAAAGACTCTTTGTGAGTCTCTTCCCCTTGCTGACTCATGCAGGGCAGGTAGAGGGGGAAACTCTATTCCCCTTCCCTCCTGCCCCCGGCTCTGGCCAGGCCACAGAGAAAGAGAGGTTCCCTCAGGGAGGAGGATGGGTCGGCAGCCTCTGAAAAGCCTTACACACAGCAGGTGTAAAAGAACAGAGGCCTGCCGAGATATCATTTCAGTGCGTGTGGATGTTTCTGCTCAGCTGTTTCACAGCAGTGTCTTTATGAcgtttttaaatgtacaattcCTCATCTTTTGACAGGCACATCCAATGAGGTAGCTCAGTTTCTTTCTAAGGAGAACCAAGTGATAATCCGAATGCGTGGGCTTCCGTTCACTGCTACTCCTCAGGACGTTCTGGGCTTCCTTGGCCCAGACTGCCCAGTGACTGATGGGACAGAGGGGCTTCTGTTTGTGAAGTACCCAGACGGACGTCCCACAGGCGACGCGTTTGTTCTCTTTGCCTGCGAGGAATATGCCCAGAATGCCCTGAAGAAGCACAAACAGATCCTGGGCAAGAGATATATTGAGCTGTTCCGCAGTACTGCAGCTGAGGTCCAGCAGGTAAAGATGATTTATATTTAGCCCTCAGAGACCCAAGCACTGGTattcatgatgttatttttttCACCCTTTTGCTTCTCTTTAGGAAGCTGTTGTAAAATCCATTTAGTTTTGCATCTGGGAATATGGcaaaatttcaaatgtaaaaaaaaatcatacttcaGCCATTAAGGATGCAGTCATGAAATTTTATGTAACTTGTTatcttaaaaacagtaataaatattCATATCAAAGCATATTTTAACTATGTATTAATTTGAATAACCCTTGatgtattgtattgttgtatatgTATTGTTATATCAATGAGACAATgacaccacttttttttttaccactctttGAAATTCAGGGTCCATTGAGTAAGATGCATAACTCataattttggtaacactttagattagggagcACATTCACTATACACTGTTAAGTTTTTCCTCAAACTCCTaatgtgctgcttattaatagttagtagggTAGTTGTTATGTTTAGGTATGGGATGGATTAAGGGATCTTAAATATGGTCATCCAGAATAAAGCATTGATATGTGACTAATAAACACCctatatgctagtaatatgcatgctaataagcaactagttaaaagtGAGAGTTGGTGTTGAAAATGAAAGtattacagatcatttttgtttGGTCCCTAATGCCTGGTGTTgcatttttgcttaaaaaaaaaatggcatgtaAGCTTTTTCCCATCATTAGACACTAGAATCAAAAAAGAATTACAATTAGATGCCCAAACTTGcttgtttaataaaaatgagaaacaCAACCTGTATGAAACCTATTAGTAAGTCACATACTGTTATGTGTAGTTTTTGTCCACGCTTggtgaaaattacatttatttgattgctTTTCACAAATGTTGCAGTTCTGCTATTTTGTGTCTTTGTGGGTTAAACAGAGCAAAAAAAGCGTGGTGTACTCTTATATGAAACCagcatcttgtttttttttttaatcttttgtatCTTCAAACTAGGTTTTGAATCGCTACATGTCCACTCCATTGATCTCCAcccttcctcctcctccgccTCCGATGGTATCTATGCCTGTGTTAGCCTCGTCACCCTTCATCACCACCGGCAGCACGCGAGACTGCATTCGGCTGAGAGGTCTGCCGTACATCGCTGCCATTGAGGACATCCTGGAGTTTATGGGAGAACACACCATTGATATCAAACCACATGGGGTGCACATGGTCTTTAACCAACAGGTGACTCCATGAAACGAGAAACATCAGGTGTTTCTGAGAAGACCCTTGACTCAACTTTTCATGGTCCATCTTTATAGGGTCGACCCTCTGGTGATGCCTTCATTCAGATGAAGTCAGCTGACCGTGCGTTTATGGTGGCTCAGAAGTGCCACAAGAAGATGATGAAGGACCGTTACGTGGAGGTGTTCCAGTGCTCCACTGAGGAGATGAGCTTTGTGCTGATGGGGGGCACGCTTAACCGCAGCGGCCTCTCACCGCCTCCTTGCAAACTGCCCTGTAAGAGACTGTCTGCTACTTTATGGAGCTTTTTAAATGCCAAATGCTTGTTGGAAACCAGATAAGATGAACTGCACTGTTAATTTGAGTTAGTGTTTAGTGTGAGCCAGCAGCTGTAATCTGTTCCTGTTCAAGAGATGCTGATCTGTGTGTAGTGTTCCAGTCTGCACTCTTCTGCTCCTATCAACTGGTCCCTTTGAGATTAGATTTCAGCTTATCTACAAGAAAGCAGTGTGATCACATCTGTCACAGATCTAAAGGTGCAACATTTTGGCATTTAAGAAAGAGCAAGCCTGTAGCGGCACTCAAGGAAGGCCTGTTTACTCTGTGATTTGATCTGGTTGTTTGACCTTGGCTTGAGAATGGGCCGTATGTGTACTACATCAGAGAAGACCGTAGCGGTCCCTGTGCCAGTTTAACTAAGTATACGTGACATTCACACACTCCTTCAAGATCagttgtgtctgtctctgtgtgtgtgtatgtggggggGTAGATTTAGCATGTCCACTTGGTGAAAATTTCTTTATAATAAAGCACTTTGTCTTGTCTTTCTCAGGTCTCTCTCCACCAACATATGCTGCATTTTCTGCAAATCCAGGTATGCTTCCCACGGAGGCAGCGTTGTATCAGCCCCCCCTGCTGGCCACTCCAAGAACTCCACAGGGCCCAGCACACAACCCTGCACCTGCTTTAGCCTACTACTCTCCACAGCTctacatgaacatgaacatgagcTACACCACCTACTACCCCAGGTACAATGAGAAGACCAGTCTGTGTAGAGATTTACCTGGGtctaaattaatttttacattccATCTGGTTAAATGGTTTTGTTGTCTGTGGCACATAGTGAAGGTCACATTTGCGGTACTATTGATTAATAAAACATCAGTATGTTTATTAccatttagaagaaaaaaaagagaaacaccaATGTTCAGTATATAAATGTATGAGAAATAGTAGTAATCACAATCACAATGAGTATGATTTCAGCAAGTAATATACACTACCGTTGAAGGTGTCAGAATTTCAgtctatttcatataaatactgttattttgaactttgttcatcaaataatcctgtgGGAAAATGTCACAATTTCCACAGAAATGTAGGTAATTTGATGATAAATatttcctgagcaccaaatcagcagattagaatgatttctgaaggatcatcttaCACTGAAGAATTgagtaaaggctgctgaaaattcagctttgccaacacactaataaaattattttaaaaatatattaaaataacaaatatttattttaaattgcaatatatttttcaatattactgtttttactgtatttttttttattagcaattcAATGCTCTGGCCAGAAATTCAGTCCTTGGTGACCATaagagttctttcaaaaacatttttagatttaCAATCCCAAACAGTTGACTGGTTGTTAACTTCGTAAGTCTAATTGAAACGTGGTCAATCAGCTTGCTTCAGATGTAGCTTCTCCATTCCGATATAATGTATGTTATAATATCATTtgttaaaacatctgttttggaaAACCTTTGTTTTCTTCTCCCTCTCAAACTCATCTCGTCTCTCTAGTCCACCGGTCTCTCCCTCCACGGTGAGTTATTTTGCGGCCCCGCCGGGTTCAATGGCAGCAGCGGGCCCTGCCCTCCTTCCCCCTCAGCCCGGGGCACTGGTGCGAATGCAGGGTCTGCCATACAACGCTGGGGTCAAAGACATCCTCAGCTTCTTTCAGGGATATCAGGTATCTCCTCATTttaccactcacacacacattcattcaggTTCTCAAGTTCAAAAACAAGCGTTTAATAAGCAGTGCACCTCTCACCTGAGAAATTATCAGGACCCTGGTTCTAGTGGATAAACAGCACACATCTTAAAAAGTTTCTATGTAGTGTTTATGCTGAATCACCGTGTACGTTTTG
Proteins encoded in this region:
- the esrp2 gene encoding epithelial splicing regulatory protein 2 isoform X1; amino-acid sequence: MASHSDTLVVFFGATAGANGGKLGSDERELILLVWQIVDLHENKVGKLQRTLVQPDSADLSEQCKEETGLKADELCKAEPLESVLQQFHQSVSAELKSLGRSSYTLCVDGPLLIRQVLHPEASKKNLVLPECFYTFVDLKKEFHKCCPNAGPVKDLTLTSMLDYVCIPAAEEQEAGLREVKNMVLLILHLLDEPYNHKFSTFENVNYKFESGACSKTEAVDSETVIRARGLPWQSSDQDIARFFKGLNIAKGGVALCLNAQGRRNGEALVRFINPEHRDMALDRHKHHMGNRYIEVYKATGEEFLKIAGGTSNEVAQFLSKENQVIIRMRGLPFTATPQDVLGFLGPDCPVTDGTEGLLFVKYPDGRPTGDAFVLFACEEYAQNALKKHKQILGKRYIELFRSTAAEVQQVLNRYMSTPLISTLPPPPPPMVSMPVLASSPFITTGSTRDCIRLRGLPYIAAIEDILEFMGEHTIDIKPHGVHMVFNQQGRPSGDAFIQMKSADRAFMVAQKCHKKMMKDRYVEVFQCSTEEMSFVLMGGTLNRSGLSPPPCKLPCLSPPTYAAFSANPGMLPTEAALYQPPLLATPRTPQGPAHNPAPALAYYSPQLYMNMNMSYTTYYPSPPVSPSTVSYFAAPPGSMAAAGPALLPPQPGALVRMQGLPYNAGVKDILSFFQGYQLQADSVLMLYNWSGQRSGEALVTFPSEKAARQAVAECSNLPLSGHPIRLACCE
- the esrp2 gene encoding epithelial splicing regulatory protein 2 isoform X2 codes for the protein MASHSDTLVVFFGATAGANGGKLGSDERELILLVWQIVDLHENKVGKLQRTLVQPDSADLSEQCKEETGLKADELCKAEPLESVLQQFHQSVSAELKSLGRSSYTLCVDGPLLIRQVLHPEASKKNLVLPECFYTFVDLKKEFHKCCPNAGPVKDLTLTSMLDYVCIPAAEEQEAGLREVKNMVLLILHLLDEPYNHKFSTFENVNYKFESGACKTEAVDSETVIRARGLPWQSSDQDIARFFKGLNIAKGGVALCLNAQGRRNGEALVRFINPEHRDMALDRHKHHMGNRYIEVYKATGEEFLKIAGGTSNEVAQFLSKENQVIIRMRGLPFTATPQDVLGFLGPDCPVTDGTEGLLFVKYPDGRPTGDAFVLFACEEYAQNALKKHKQILGKRYIELFRSTAAEVQQVLNRYMSTPLISTLPPPPPPMVSMPVLASSPFITTGSTRDCIRLRGLPYIAAIEDILEFMGEHTIDIKPHGVHMVFNQQGRPSGDAFIQMKSADRAFMVAQKCHKKMMKDRYVEVFQCSTEEMSFVLMGGTLNRSGLSPPPCKLPCLSPPTYAAFSANPGMLPTEAALYQPPLLATPRTPQGPAHNPAPALAYYSPQLYMNMNMSYTTYYPSPPVSPSTVSYFAAPPGSMAAAGPALLPPQPGALVRMQGLPYNAGVKDILSFFQGYQLQADSVLMLYNWSGQRSGEALVTFPSEKAARQAVAECSNLPLSGHPIRLACCE
- the esrp2 gene encoding epithelial splicing regulatory protein 2 isoform X3, with the translated sequence MASHSDTLVVFFGATAGANGGKLGSDERELILLVWQIVDLHENKVGKLQRTLVQPDSADLSEQCKEETGLKADELCKAEPLESVLQQFHQSVSAELKSLGRSSYTLCVDGPLLIRQVLHPEASKKNLVLPECFYTFVDLKKEFHKCCPNAGPVKDLTLTSMLDYVCIPAAEEQEAGLREVKNMVLLILHLLDEPYNHKFSTFENVNYKFESGACSKTEAVDSETVIRARGLPWQSSDQDIARFFKGLNIAKGGVALCLNAQGRRNGEALVRFINPEHRDMALDRHKHHMGNRYIEVYKATGEEFLKIAGGTSNEVAQFLSKENQVIIRMRGLPFTATPQDVLGFLGPDCPVTDGTEGLLFVKYPDGRPTGDAFVLFACEEYAQNALKKHKQILGKRYIELFRSTAAEVQQVLNRYMSTPLISTLPPPPPPMVSMPVLASSPFITTGSTRDCIRLRGLPYIAAIEDILEFMGEHTIDIKPHGVHMVFNQQGRPSGDAFIQMKSADRAFMVAQKCHKKMMKDRYVEVFQCSTEEMSFVLMGGTLNRSGLSPPPCKLPCLSPPTYAAFSANPGMLPTEAALYQPPLLATPRTPQGPAHNPAPALAYYSPQLYMNMNMSYTTYYPSPPVSPSTVSYFAAPPGSMAAAGPALLPPQPGALVRMQGLPYNAGVKDILSFFQGYQYAPEDYSSLVGVSDQGRSLIQPKEWLCL